In a genomic window of Gossypium arboreum isolate Shixiya-1 chromosome 7, ASM2569848v2, whole genome shotgun sequence:
- the LOC108460393 gene encoding cytochrome P450 CYP82J17-like isoform X2, whose protein sequence is MEFSYSVAAIAGILGLVLFYKLWRPGTPGDQSRHLVLAPEPSGAFPLIGHMLLLRGQRTLAHTWAAMADKYGPIFTFRLGVFPALIISNHEAVKECFTTNDRVLANRPRSNAGIYLGYDHAGFGFAPYGEYWRQLVISQKLEALTLNTIMRLMAGKRYFWDTTNGEDDEEAAHVAKVIKDFMYVSGLISPSEVVPFLGWMDSMFMGQVKSMKRVAREIDSIVGEWVEEHKLKRLKSEAKPDNTPDFIDLMLSAIEEDSMFGYSRETIIKANVMNLFLAGSDTTSITLTWILSNLMNNRHALKCAQEELDLKVGRDKWVQDSDIEKLVYLQAVVKETLRLYPPGPISVPHEASEDCSIGGYHVGKGTRVIVNLWKLHRDPQVWSNPDVFEPERFLTSHADVDVLGQHFELIPFGSGRRSCPGITLALQMTHLTIASILQGFELSTPFGETVDMSEGLGITMPKATPLEVILSPRLPSAMYLHRT, encoded by the exons ATGGAATTCTCATATTCTGTAGCGGCAATTGCAGGGATTTTAGGATTGGTACTATTCTACAAACTATGGAGGCCGGGGACTCCAGGCGACCAAAGTAGGCACCTAGTGTTAGCCCCAGAGCCTTCAGGAGCCTTTCCACTCATAGGGCACATGCTCCTCCTTCGCGGTCAACGAACCCTTGCTCATACCTGGGCTGCCATGGCTGATAAATATGGCCCTATCTTCACTTTCCGGCTTGGAGTGTTCCCTGCCCTTATAATTAGCAATCATGAAGCAGTCAAGGAGTGCTTCACTACCAACGACAGGGTATTAGCTAATCGTCCACGATCCAATGCGGGAATATACCTCGGCTACGATCATGCAGGCTTTGGCTTCGCTCCTTATGGAGAGTATTGGCGCCAG TTGGTCATTAGTCAAAAACTTGAAGCCCTGACTTTGAATACGATCATGAGATTGATGGCGGGCAAGAGATATTTCTGGGACACCACCAATGGGGAAGATGATGAGGAAGCAGCACATGTGGCAAAAGTTATCAAAGATTTCATGTATGTTTCTGGACTTATATCTCCATCGGAAGTGGTACCGTTTCTAGGATGGATGGATTCCATGTTCATGGGACAAGTGAAATCCATGAAGCGTGTTGCAAGAGAAATAGATTCCATTGTTGGAGAATGGGTGGAGGAGCATAAACTAAAGAGGCTCAAGAGTGAAGCAAAACCAGACAACACTCCCGATTTCATCGACCTAATGCTATCTGCAATTGAGGAGGATTCCATGTTTGGCTACTCTCGAGAAACAATTATCAAGGCTAATGTAATG AATTTATTCTTAGCAGGCTCAGACACAACATCCATTACACTGACATGGATATTGTCAAACTTGATGAACAACAGACATGCCTTAAAGTGTGCTCAAGAGGAGCTGGACCTCAAAGTTGGCAGGGACAAATGGGTTCAAGACTCTGATATTGAGAAACTAGTCTATCTCCAGGCTGTTGTCAAGGAAACATTGCGGCTATACCCACCAGGACCGATATCAGTTCCCCATGAGGCAAGTGAAGATTGTAGCATCGGTGGCTACCACGTTGGGAAGGGCACTCGTGTGATTGTAAACCTGTGGAAATTGCATCGGGACCCTCAGGTTTGGTCAAATCCTGATGTGTTTGAACCAGAAAGGTTTCTTACAAGCCATGCAGATGTAGATGTTCTGGGACAACATTTTGAGCTGATCCCATTTGGGTCTGGGCGACGATCTTGTCCAGGGATCACATTGGCATTGCAAATGACACACTTGACAATTGCCAGCATACTACAGGGGTTCGAGTTATCCACACCTTTTGGTGAGACAGTGGATATGAGTGAAGGGTTAGGCATTACCATGCCCAAGGCTACCCCACTTGAAGTTATCCTCAGTCCACGCCTTCCTTCTGCAATGTATCTGCACAGGACCTAA
- the LOC108460393 gene encoding cytochrome P450 CYP82J17-like isoform X1, translating into MEFSYSVAAIAGILGLVLFYKLWRPGTPGDQSRHLVLAPEPSGAFPLIGHMLLLRGQRTLAHTWAAMADKYGPIFTFRLGVFPALIISNHEAVKECFTTNDRVLANRPRSNAGIYLGYDHAGFGFAPYGEYWRQVRKLAMVELLSTRRLETLKHVQISEVNAFIKDLYLFCMLNETNPNPKLVISQKLEALTLNTIMRLMAGKRYFWDTTNGEDDEEAAHVAKVIKDFMYVSGLISPSEVVPFLGWMDSMFMGQVKSMKRVAREIDSIVGEWVEEHKLKRLKSEAKPDNTPDFIDLMLSAIEEDSMFGYSRETIIKANVMNLFLAGSDTTSITLTWILSNLMNNRHALKCAQEELDLKVGRDKWVQDSDIEKLVYLQAVVKETLRLYPPGPISVPHEASEDCSIGGYHVGKGTRVIVNLWKLHRDPQVWSNPDVFEPERFLTSHADVDVLGQHFELIPFGSGRRSCPGITLALQMTHLTIASILQGFELSTPFGETVDMSEGLGITMPKATPLEVILSPRLPSAMYLHRT; encoded by the exons ATGGAATTCTCATATTCTGTAGCGGCAATTGCAGGGATTTTAGGATTGGTACTATTCTACAAACTATGGAGGCCGGGGACTCCAGGCGACCAAAGTAGGCACCTAGTGTTAGCCCCAGAGCCTTCAGGAGCCTTTCCACTCATAGGGCACATGCTCCTCCTTCGCGGTCAACGAACCCTTGCTCATACCTGGGCTGCCATGGCTGATAAATATGGCCCTATCTTCACTTTCCGGCTTGGAGTGTTCCCTGCCCTTATAATTAGCAATCATGAAGCAGTCAAGGAGTGCTTCACTACCAACGACAGGGTATTAGCTAATCGTCCACGATCCAATGCGGGAATATACCTCGGCTACGATCATGCAGGCTTTGGCTTCGCTCCTTATGGAGAGTATTGGCGCCAGGTACGAAAACTAGCCATGGTTGAACTTCTCTCTACCCGTAGGCTTGAGACATTAAAGCACGTCCAAATCTCCGAGGTGAACGCATTTATCAAAGATTTGTACTTGTTTTGCATGTTAAACGAAACAAATCCCAACCCAAAGTTGGTCATTAGTCAAAAACTTGAAGCCCTGACTTTGAATACGATCATGAGATTGATGGCGGGCAAGAGATATTTCTGGGACACCACCAATGGGGAAGATGATGAGGAAGCAGCACATGTGGCAAAAGTTATCAAAGATTTCATGTATGTTTCTGGACTTATATCTCCATCGGAAGTGGTACCGTTTCTAGGATGGATGGATTCCATGTTCATGGGACAAGTGAAATCCATGAAGCGTGTTGCAAGAGAAATAGATTCCATTGTTGGAGAATGGGTGGAGGAGCATAAACTAAAGAGGCTCAAGAGTGAAGCAAAACCAGACAACACTCCCGATTTCATCGACCTAATGCTATCTGCAATTGAGGAGGATTCCATGTTTGGCTACTCTCGAGAAACAATTATCAAGGCTAATGTAATG AATTTATTCTTAGCAGGCTCAGACACAACATCCATTACACTGACATGGATATTGTCAAACTTGATGAACAACAGACATGCCTTAAAGTGTGCTCAAGAGGAGCTGGACCTCAAAGTTGGCAGGGACAAATGGGTTCAAGACTCTGATATTGAGAAACTAGTCTATCTCCAGGCTGTTGTCAAGGAAACATTGCGGCTATACCCACCAGGACCGATATCAGTTCCCCATGAGGCAAGTGAAGATTGTAGCATCGGTGGCTACCACGTTGGGAAGGGCACTCGTGTGATTGTAAACCTGTGGAAATTGCATCGGGACCCTCAGGTTTGGTCAAATCCTGATGTGTTTGAACCAGAAAGGTTTCTTACAAGCCATGCAGATGTAGATGTTCTGGGACAACATTTTGAGCTGATCCCATTTGGGTCTGGGCGACGATCTTGTCCAGGGATCACATTGGCATTGCAAATGACACACTTGACAATTGCCAGCATACTACAGGGGTTCGAGTTATCCACACCTTTTGGTGAGACAGTGGATATGAGTGAAGGGTTAGGCATTACCATGCCCAAGGCTACCCCACTTGAAGTTATCCTCAGTCCACGCCTTCCTTCTGCAATGTATCTGCACAGGACCTAA